Proteins encoded within one genomic window of Bacteroidota bacterium:
- a CDS encoding heavy-metal-associated domain-containing protein has product MKNKIIVLLCCVLVFSIAGAAQSATKTDTIKVYGNCETCKSKIEGSLKKKDGVISKDWNTETKMLIVTYDPSKITIKQIGEKIAAVGYDNQYATAPDATYNGLPKCCQYERPKKN; this is encoded by the coding sequence ATGAAAAACAAAATCATTGTGCTGCTTTGCTGCGTTCTTGTATTCAGCATTGCCGGCGCTGCACAAAGTGCAACCAAAACAGATACCATTAAAGTATATGGTAATTGCGAAACATGTAAATCCAAAATTGAAGGATCGCTGAAGAAAAAAGACGGCGTCATTTCAAAAGACTGGAACACGGAAACCAAAATGCTGATCGTGACTTACGATCCTTCGAAGATCACGATCAAACAGATCGGTGAAAAAATTGCTGCCGTAGGTTATGACAATCAATATGCCACTGCACCGGATGCTACTTATAATGGTTTGCCGAAATGCTGCCAGTATGAGCGGCCGAAAAAAAATTAG
- a CDS encoding efflux RND transporter permease subunit produces the protein MVQKLISLSFRNRWLVLLFSGGLLAWGIYSMKQNPVDAIPDLSENQVIVFTEWMGRSPQVIEDQITYPLASNLQGIPKVKNIRATSMFGMSFVYIVFNDDVDIYWARTRVMERLNYAQRLLPEGVTPTLGPDGTGVGHVFWYTLDAPGYDLGELRALQDWYVKYGLQTVNGVSEVASFGGFQKQYQVNIDPNKLNYYNISLMDVLKNIKANNNDVGGRKFEMSDMSYIVRGMGYIKNISEVENIPVGKDGTTPILVKDIGTVQMGGDLRLGIFDENGDGEVIGGIVVMRYGENADKVITDVKKKMAEVEKGLPSGVKFKIAYDRSELIEASISSVKKTIIEEMIVVSLIVLLFLFHWKSALIIILQIPVSIAASFILLQAFGISSNIMSITGIALAIGVVVDDGIVMVENSYRHLAESEQDSKK, from the coding sequence ATGGTACAGAAACTCATTTCACTTTCTTTCCGTAACCGCTGGCTGGTTTTACTTTTCAGCGGGGGATTACTCGCATGGGGAATTTATTCCATGAAGCAGAATCCTGTTGACGCCATTCCTGATCTCTCGGAAAACCAGGTGATCGTTTTTACGGAATGGATGGGAAGAAGTCCGCAAGTGATCGAAGACCAGATCACGTATCCGCTTGCATCCAACCTTCAGGGAATTCCGAAAGTAAAAAACATCCGTGCGACTTCCATGTTCGGGATGAGTTTTGTTTACATCGTTTTCAATGACGACGTGGATATTTATTGGGCGAGAACACGTGTGATGGAACGATTGAATTATGCGCAGCGACTTTTGCCGGAAGGAGTAACGCCTACGCTCGGCCCCGATGGCACAGGCGTGGGCCATGTGTTTTGGTACACGCTCGATGCGCCCGGGTATGATCTCGGGGAATTGCGCGCGTTGCAGGATTGGTATGTAAAGTATGGTTTGCAAACGGTGAATGGAGTAAGTGAAGTGGCATCGTTCGGCGGATTTCAGAAACAATACCAGGTGAATATCGATCCGAACAAATTGAACTATTACAATATTTCGCTGATGGATGTTCTGAAAAACATCAAGGCGAATAATAATGATGTGGGCGGAAGAAAATTCGAGATGAGTGATATGAGTTATATCGTGAGGGGAATGGGCTACATCAAAAATATTTCTGAAGTAGAAAATATTCCTGTTGGGAAAGACGGCACCACACCGATCCTTGTAAAAGACATCGGCACGGTGCAGATGGGCGGCGATCTGCGGCTCGGAATTTTTGATGAGAACGGCGATGGTGAAGTGATAGGCGGAATTGTGGTGATGCGATACGGCGAAAATGCCGATAAGGTGATCACCGATGTAAAAAAGAAAATGGCGGAAGTGGAAAAAGGTTTGCCTTCGGGAGTGAAATTCAAAATTGCCTATGACCGCAGTGAATTGATAGAAGCTTCCATTTCGTCGGTCAAGAAAACTATAATAGAGGAAATGATCGTTGTTTCGCTCATCGTGCTTTTATTTCTTTTTCACTGGAAAAGCGCGCTCATCATCATCCTACAGATCCCGGTTTCAATTGCTGCAAGTTTTATTTTACTACAGGCATTCGGCATTTCATCAAACATCATGTCCATAACAGGAATAGCGCTTGCGATCGGGGTGGTGGTCGATGACGGAATTGTAATGGTTGAAAATTCATACCGGCATCTTGCCGAATCGGAACAAGATTCCAAAAAATAA